The Humulus lupulus chromosome 3, drHumLupu1.1, whole genome shotgun sequence genome window below encodes:
- the LOC133825320 gene encoding serine/threonine-protein kinase BSK5-like, with protein sequence MEEAKTVGQLRSERLENLIGCCCEDDERLLVAEFMPNETLSKHLFHWDTQPMKWAMRVRVALYLAQALEYCSSKGRALYHDLNAYRVLFDQDGNPRLSCIGLMKNRRDGKSYSTNLAFTLPEYLRTAHN encoded by the exons ATG GAGGAAGCCAAGACGGTGGGACAGCTGCGCAGTGAGCGCTTGGAAAATTTGATTGGGTGTTGCTGTGAAGACGATGAGAGACTCCTTGTTGCCGAGTTCATGCCTAATGAGACTCTCTCTAAGCATCTTTTTCATT GGGATACCCAGCCTATGAAATGGGCAATGAGAGTGCGGGTGGCTTTGTATCTGGCACAGGCCTTAGAATATTGCAGCAGCAAAGGGCGAGCACTATATCATGATCTTAATGCTTATAGAGTCTTGTTTGATCAG GATGGTAATCCAAGACTCTCCTGCATTGGTCTTATGAAGAATAGAAGAGATGGCAAGAGTTATAGTACCAACCTGGCTTTCACCCTTCCGGAATACTTGAGGACAG CTCATAATTGA